A single Cottoperca gobio chromosome 3, fCotGob3.1, whole genome shotgun sequence DNA region contains:
- the tox3 gene encoding TOX high mobility group box family member 3, which translates to MDVRFYPTAGGNSIPGEAPNLDFAHCLGYYNFNKFQNNNNNYMNMAEANSALLAAGDTFHTPSLGDEEFEIPPITPPPETESGLGLSEVDSPFPAMPEPPVPHRGLLIPQFPPQSLDLPSITISRNMMDQEGVSVNNGQPVNVGPGHHRQYSPNPAMVMKSIISMNSPNGMLSRNQLTTINQSQLNAQLSLNMAGPNIAHTSPSPPASKSATPSPSSSINEDEQEEANRVIGEKRPAPIDVAKKPKTPKKKKKKDPNEPQKPVSAYALFFRDTQAAIKGQNPNATFGEVSKIVASMWDGLGEEQKQVYKSKTEAAKKEYLKALAAYRASLVSKAAAESAEAQTIRSVQQTLASTSLSPGLVMPSPLNQHPSMSAASHALQQAIPRAIAPKPLQMRLGGNQIVTSVTVSHQNMSPGMPQQMLGQMGAGGGMVAGAQSTAVSQMSPPMQPVQQHAMQQLQQQQQMQQHLQHHQMQQQQMHHQQIQQQMQHQHFQHHLQQQLQQHHIQQQQQQHQQQQQQQMQLQHMQMQHQLHQQQIQHIQQQQQHQSQCSPPQHSPGTPHSVGGSASLGSPQPAPQQQPHPSQIQAHAQVLSQVSIY; encoded by the exons TTCcagaataacaacaacaactacatgAACATGGCGGAGGCGAACAGTGCTCTGCTCGCTGCTGGTGAT ACTTTTCACACACCGAGCTTGGGCGACGAGGAGTTTGAGATCCCTCCCATCACACCTCCACCTGAGACGGAGTCTGGTCTGGGTCTATCGGAAGTGGACTCACCTTTCCCAGCGATGCCGGAGCCCCCAGTTCCTCACAGGGGTCTCTTAATCCCTCAGTTCCCCCCTCAGAGCCTGGATCTGCCCTCGATTACCATCTCACGCAACATGATGGACCAGGAAGGGGTGTCTGTCAACAACGGCCAACCTGTG AATGTTGGACCCGGCCATCATCGCCAGTACTCGCCCAACCCAGCCATGGTGATGAAGTCCATCATCAGCATGAACAGCCCCAATGGGATGTTATCACGTAATCAGCTGACCACCATCAACCAATCCCAACTAAACGCACAGCTAAGCCTAAACATGGCAGGACCCAACATCGCCCATACTTCCCCATCACCGCCTGCCAGCAAGTCCGCCACACCGTCTCCTTCCAGCTCCATCAACGAAGATGAACAGGAGGAAGCCAACAGG GTCATTGGAGAGAAGCGACCAGCCCCCATAGACGTCGCAAAGAAGCCCAAGACtcccaagaagaagaagaagaaggatccCAATGAGCCTCAGAAGCCGGTGTCGGCTTATGCCCTGTTCTTCAGAGACACGCAGGCCGCTATTAAGGGGCAGAATCCCAACGCCACCTTTGGAGAGGTGTCCAAGATTGTGGCCTCCATGTGGGACGGTCTGGGAGAGGAGCAGAAGCAG GTTtacaaaagcaaaacagaagCTGCCaagaaagaatatttaaaaGCCCTCGCTGCATATCGTGCTAGCCTGGTTTCCAAG GCTGCAGCAGAATCAGCTGAGGCCCAGACTATCCGCTCAGTACAGCAGACTCTGGCCTCCACCAGCCTGTCCCCAGGTCTGGTGATGCCTTCACCCCTCAACCAGCACCCCTCCATGTCAGCAGCTTCCCATGCCCTACAACAAGCCATACCACGGGCAATTGCCCCAAAACCTCTGCAGATGAGACTAGGGGGCAATCAGATCGTGACCTCGGTTACAGTCTCCCACCAGAACATGTCTCCCGGGATGCCACAGCAGATGCTCGGCCAGATGGGTGCCGGAGGGGGCATGGTGGCGGGTGCCCAGTCCACAGCGGTGTCTCAGATGAGCCCACCGATGCAACCTGTGCAGCAGCATGCGATGCAGcaactccagcagcagcagcagatgcagcAGCATCTCCAGCACCAtcagatgcagcagcagcagatgcatCACCAGCAGATCCAGCAGCAGATGCAGCATCAGCATTTCCAACACCACCTCCagcaacagctgcagcagcaccacattcagcagcagcagcagcagcac cagcagcagcagcagcagcagatgcagctgcagcacatgCAGATGCAGCATCAGCTGCACCAGCAGCAGATTCAACatatccagcagcagcagcagcaccagtcCCAGTGTTCCCCACCTCAGCACTCTCCTGGTACACCCCATTCAGTGGGAGGCTCTGCATCGCTCGGCAGCCCCCAGCCGGCCCCGCAGCAGCAACCACACCCCTCCCAAATCCAGGCCCACGCCCAGGTCCTGTCCCAAGTCAGCATTTACTGA